GGTGCTGCCACGCGCTTCAGCGACTTTCTACGTCCGCGGTAACCCTGCAGATGAAGACAGAAACTATTAATGACACatgcaatgtttctttttaactcaTATTCTCTGGCTGCATTATTGTACcatagatttattttttttaaggaccaTAAGTGTGTCAAAACAAACCATGATGAAGGAGTCGATTTCTCGTCATCAAAACAAGGCAGTCCACCAATATACGCTTTTAGATATTACGCAGACATTCGGggttttttaaacaacaaaaaacaggaaCTTTCAACTGCCTGAAAACAGATTGCTCAGATTCTATAACCAAGTTACATTTGCATACTCACCATGTTGAACGGTTCAAACCGGAAAAGGAAGTGGAGTGTGTCTATCCCATGATGCACACACACCTACTTCCGATTATTATGCAGGAAATGgcagccctgcgtaccgtaacgcgggcgctcaccgcggatgcccgcgggcgctcactcacgccctaGAGAGcttgtgatacccttcgcccaccgtgggcgcctgttaaaatggcggctgacagcgaagtagaaaatctaattttgtttatgggcatatttgacaacgacgacgaattaatagaagcaatctattgcagcgccaaacaatatacttttagtggcattcatttgggaactaaaagaggaaaaagtccatgagaattaaagattatgtggaaagaacaatgcggtagtcaagcatatcacgtaaaaacaaacgacgagtagactttctgttgttgtcgtcccgattcgaagtttcaaggtcgaaggcaaattcatctaccatctctagaaagacatgacgatgaaatctgaactttaaaTATCCTTCTTTGTCGTTGCATATATCTATctattgcaaaatacttatttattagaagatccaccgtgaatatcatcTACACGTCTAAACtttacaaccatggcggccatctttgcgcccgtggcgtagtacctctcaagctagtacgcgtgcgcccgcgtgcgctcactcaaatttcgctgcggtCCGGCCCGCCCGACGCAGGGCTGTAGATATGCTGAAGTGTCGTGAGACGAACGACAGTATTTCACTTCGGTAAAGGCGACCGACTGTGCATCTTTAACTGATCCTCATAAAcgttttcattcatattttcgAACTGACTTCATGAATTATAGTTGGGTACGCAGTTTCTTTGCAAAGTAGATGTGGAACAATTACAGAAGCGAAAGTAAAAGCTCCATATATTcagtaattaatattatcaaacctttgttgttttaattcAAAAATGGTCATCGATGACTAATGATCGCATCCACGGtgtggtttttcttttgcattagTCCATTTTTGTCCGCAAATTTATTCGATCACAAAGAAGGAGAGCCTGGGTAATCGAGGACAAACTATTCAGCAATTACAGAGCCgcttttactatttttttcttttaaatgaccGCCTTCGTGCCCCCGCGTGCCCCTTGTCGGCACGTACGTAGCGCCCAACAGGTTGAGAACCGATCGAGGTTACAGGTTGAAGAAAGCAATGGAGCTATTTTGTTACATTACATATggctaaaaacaaaaagtctcaTATCTTGCCTAATGTTAGGTGAGCTGTTGCTCATTATGATTTTTGCTTTCATTCATAACAATTTAAGGTATCATTAGTGGGGACCTATATATAGTCTATTGTACAgctcattttctgttgtataATCTTAACTACGATCgattaactgtaaaaaaacgaaaataaatgCAACAATGCTTACTAGCGAAGCACAAAATACCGTGTTTTGTTACATTAAGGATAAGCgaaatagtttgaaaaattaTTGATTTTGATATAACGATTTgcttatttctgtgtgtttgggCGCGCGCGTTCGCACGCTTGAATCGTTAATTGGTTTATTTGTGCTCGTGGGCTGGACAGGGGTGTAAACATTAACTGggttaacaaaaagaaatcatattTTGGATTGTGATAGTTATGTTGAAAACTATGTGGATGTAAACTAACATAAAAATTGGCAACACAAAAGCACAGGTTGCAGGAAAATGACCAGTGACCGTGGAACATTATAGCTAGCTGCCGCTGCGTCTGTTTCTGCGCTACTAGCAGATGGTTGCCAGGGTTTTAAGCCTGTCACGCTCTGTTCAGAGCGCGCAAAGGCTATCGGAGCCGGTAGCCTCAGAAATGGGTCCGCTAGAACAGCGAGTCTGCCTCTGGCAAATTGTTCAGTTGACTCACGCCAGAATCACCAGAACAAGAACAATGAGAGGGCTATAAGCGCCGTATCAGAAAAGGTGAGATGCCTGGTACCTGCGCCCATCAAAGTGCCAAGCAggtattaagaaaaataataatcgaTACAGCATCAAGGTGCGCCTGCAGACttatcagaaaataaagaagggGTCGCAGAGCTGGTGTCGTAATTTTGCGGGCTATTTGCGCGGCCTGTCAAGCCGTCCCATGGTATCTGCGAGTCGAGCAACTGAGTGTTCTGCTGCTTTCCTGCTCTGGTACCTCGAGAACTCGGAAAACCGCAGTCATAAATAAGcaagacaaacaagaaagatgAGCGATTCTCACCGTTTAGTGTAGTGCGTTGACCCATGGGTCGTTTCCCCCACCTTGCATCGTTACAACGTAGAGCATGGGGGACGGGATGGGGACAACAAAATGGACGGTGATTTCGTCCTAGAATTTCCAAAGATAAAGACTACGTCAGtggtctttgtgtgtgtgtgttcgcaagCGCGTGCAAGTTACCACAATTTACGCATGGTATCATCCAGCACaggtactttttaaaaaaaataaatcctgatTTTATTATGTAGTCTAGATAGATATTGGAGTTAGTGtaattgaaagaaatattattggGGAAGGGGTGAGGTCAATCTCGAATTCTGACCGAGAAGCCGAAAGGACGCCAAAAAATGGTTGTGCCTGAAAATGGTTACTATGTGGAGGACGTTTGCCAATTTTACAGCTTCATTAACGTGGTCATTACCGTGGCCACGTTACGATCGACGTCGTACCCGTGTGTTTCAAAAATTGACGAAAAGCAAATTGTGTTTCGCTtgactcttctttttttttttttttttttttgattgagaAATAATCGTCCTGCAGGAGAAACAATTATCTTGCATTCATTTAATTTCTCGTATGAGTATCTTTAAAGTATGTCCAGAGATTCTGCATACCTTAGACGATCACAATGTTTCCTGCAGTGCTGCCCAGCATTCAACAACACATGCATCTATATACACtcgcacatacacaaaatatacacaaaactaTCCATTCTCTCTCaccgcgcgtgtgtgtgtgtgtttgtatgaaaCATCACTTTCTTTCGGAGAACATTTTAACGTGACTGAAGGGTTATTGAAACACTGATCACCAACAAGCTTGACAAAATCAAATCATGAGAATAGCTAGTCGCACACACTGATACAATtggctccctccctcctccaaaTAGGATCTCACGATAAAATTCAATCCATGAAATTGTCGCGCAAGATTTAGGAGGAAAACATTCAGATCACAACAACTACCGAGTGGATGTGGCATAATGATTTGTGATGAATGCAACCCACCCCCTAGGAGGTGGCTGAGCCGCGGGGACGCCATAAGACCATAGTGTTGTCGATGCCATGGCCTGCCACGAATAAAAGGAAGCGAGGGTTTTCAAAGTTCACAGACAGCAGCAACGAACAGAACTTTGTTGGTCTTgggttttctttgcttttctcctTCGTCTCCTACACCATTGTGTTCCAGCTGCAAAAGGTAAGAGCGTCTTCAAGCGCCTCCAGCgtgaacatttaatttaaacCTTCATAAATAATAACTTTCGTCTTCTGTTTTTACTCAGAGTTTAGGGCCTAAAAATCGGACACATGAGTTGCTACAGGTTAGTTAAATACAggaataaaatttcattttggtTAGTGTGTAATCTATAACGAAGTATGTAATGTGTTAATTATTCGCTCTTATTTTACtgcatgaaaacaaaagtatacaacataaaggaaaacaaaaaaatcccagcCGGTTGCAGACGAAATCCGTGAAAGTGTAGCGGTTGGTGCTAACAAGGATGAGCATGACAAGGCCATAGTTCCAGCGTGTAGTTTCACTGAATCGATCTGCAGCAAAGTTTCTTTGTGCTGGGAAATCTGCTAGTAATCAAACCACAGGTTCTAAGCCCACTTTGTATGGAGCTGCAGACAACGCGGTAATGTCTAGGATGTGCAAGTAGTATTTATATATGCAatcacaatattaaaaaaaatctaatgacTAATCTGAtgctatatttgtttttattatttttatgtttgctaatTTTTCGGCATATGTTGTTAAATGCCAATGTTGTATTTGCTAGGCATGCAGattatggagaaaaaaaatttaaggtcGCATAGTCTAGTGATGTAGAGGCAAAGAAATGTAAGTGGCTCAGAGTTTAGGGGTCTGCATGCAGAAGCTCAGTTCTCCTTACGCACCTTTACCGTAACACATCAAGTTCCGTCAGGTGGGCAGGGTGCTTCGAATTGGAGACCTGAAGGCTAACGTATGAAGCgggacaaataaataaaaagtgtcgTGTAGCGGATGCCACCTTGTTTTCCCTCTTGCTGAAGTCCAGTAAATGACACATGGTGTTGAATTCGTATTACAGCATTCCCTATACACTATATAGCATTCACTATTCACTATACTACACTATTGTCAGTGACATGACATTTTGCAGGACTTTGAACGATTGTTTCTCTTCATCCTTGCCGCTCCTGCTTACAAGCCACGCGTATTAAAGCTCTAGATCATCATAAAGACTAAGACTTAACCATGGCCACAATTAACGGGCTAATTTATCAAGTCCTGAAAATaccccccacccaccctcagCACCCCCGTCGAATTCCTTTGCCTGCCTTGTTCTCCTCATTTTTACCGTCAATAGATCCCTCTCCGGACAAACCATTATCAAACTGTCAAATCCTCCGATTCATCTCCATTGCAGAAAcaagagagtgaggcaaagagAAAGGTAGTAGAAAATACATCTGTCAAATGGCAGCAGGAGAGAGGCGGATGTACAGAGAGGCCGTCAACGGGCCGCTGGTGACGGTCAGTGTTGTCCAATGGGTGGACGCTGCAGACGGACGTCGGCTGGTGGTGCCGTTGCTCAAGTTCGGGTGTCTCCGCTGCATGCAGCTAATGCGCCAGCGGCATCGCCACCGGTTCTTTGGTCAGCGACGAGACAAGGCGAGCCACGGCATCTTCAGGGATTGGGAGGTAAGGAATTATATCACAATAAAGTTATGTACAGGCACAGTACTATATCAAACTACGTTACGTTTGTGCTTTTTCTACAGTTGCCAGAAGGTGGGATGCACACAATCATTTCTCATTATCTTAACTGAtaattatattgtatttaaaaTACACCGATAAAGATCGTCCCAGAGctcctccccctacacacacacacacttattttaAGTCATTAGGGGTATAAGTAGAgacagcggtgtgtgtgtgagagagagagatgcccattttttctccccttctaCCTTTTCTCACATGGGTGTCAGAACAAGGGAACCTCCAGGTTGGGTTGCCTGTGGACTGAGCACTCGGTTGTCCGTTTCTTCAAGCATGCATTTAGATTGTAAACTGAGTCAGGTGACCAGATGTccctttaggcgggacagtcccgctgaCATCCattcaaatgtcccggttgttttaaaaatcacttttttcggcgttctttgacggtgacgacaccatcatcggcacgtgtcccgctttcgcccccgaaacgtctggtcaccttaacccTGACATATTAGGGCATATATGCGACTGAACATTGCAAAGCACCATCGATATAGTTTCCAGGTAAAAATGTGTAAGTCTTGTGGTTAAAGTCCACGCCTCACCTTCTTCAtgcacagaaaacacacagTTGATATATTATTcatagggtgtgtgtgtgagagagagaaagagagatgaattCATTtagaatggaaaaaaacactAACTGTTAAGGTTTAAGGGACAAGTCAAGTCTTCCTCTTCTCCCGTCCCTCCACATTCACACTGACATGCACACACCCAACTACGCtggcgcgcatacacacacatgcatccttACACAAGTCTAGACAATTGAtcaatccagaaaaaaatgcacacataaatTGTCGAAACAGATctagtgttttaattttttttttcaaaactggtAGATAAGAACAATACTGGGCAAAATCTGCTtaattatcagaaaaaaaattccttgaaatCAGATCATCTAATGCTGGGCTTTTGTGCACATCAAAATTGACATTTTCAGAGCACAGCCTGCTAGACAATGAGTgacatacaatattttaaaaaatgtcatgacTGTTTAATTATTCTAGTTTGATTATCACAGTGTAAAAACAGGCTCATGAAGTGaataacaattttcttttttgcttgatGTTACTTTGTTTAAGaacaagctaaaaaaaaaaggaatttagaTGATAATTGGACTAAgccaataaacaataaactgagATTAAGTTAGTGCAGGCAGTGACAAAATACATCAGCAACCAACATCTGATATCTTGGGTTCCTGCGAtcttaataattttaaacagtggagaactttaaaaaaaaagagatttagtAGAGTCAtcattcagaatattttttttaatgaagagaACAATATGTTTTAAATGGCACATGAAACAgaagtttaaatttttataaaacagtaTCTTAATTTCACTTTGCTGTTCACACAGTACAATAGAGAACAGAAATATGTGCTCCTGCCAGATGGTTTGCACTTGGTAGCCAGTAGTTTAGTATGGAAACATCGTGGATACTCTTATAGTTCTGTGGTACTTTGCTGCTACCAAGTGTATAACTCACATTTTGACAGACTACAAATCAAACTCTGAGAAGTTGTTTTGAATTAAGCACCAATTTAAATACGTAACCTAAGCTAGAAATGGCTGGCAATTCTGATGTTAAAGAGAATTTAAATTTACTTCAGAAAAATTAGACATGAACCAAGGGCGAAGGACTTTCGGTTTATGCATTTACTTTCATAACACATTACCACTGCTGGTCCAAAAGAATAATTGGCAGATCATGTATCTAGTCTACACAgtacaaagaatattttaaaatattggcAACAACCGAAAATCTAAATAATCTTGTGTTATCTTGCTTATATCCTTCCGGCTAATCTGTAAGTTAAATATCTGCCGCCTTTATAGACATACAAATCCATTAATTCATCACTTCATTGACTGAAATTGGTTGCCACAAGATAGAAGGCAACATCTAAGATGCACAATTCGTCGGTAATTTCTAGGAGTTTAGAAATAATTTACCTGATTTATTGCTTGGCATTTTCTGGCCATTCATAGATGTCAGGAGCGTAACTTTCATAGTCTGTGCTGTACCTGAGGGATCTGATGAATTTCTCTAGGTTCTCGGGCTCAGGTATATGTAGGGCTAATCTGTTCTTATATGCGAATGTGGCAATGTCTGTTGCAATTTTTAAAGACACAGATTGGATGGATGACAAGGGTGGGTACACACGGCCCTCTTCCAGGTCCTTTTCAGTCACAGATTCTGCAAGACTCTAAGTACAACGTAAAAGGCAATAGATTGTTACTGCAGCTCTGTAAAGAAGTAACTAAGCATGCAAAACCAAAAGCCTTCAAATctgaaattctttttctttttattagagaatactgacatatatatacatagaatACAATTTAGTATACCTGAACTAAAATAGTATCAAGGTAGAAGACAACTTAGTTTATTAAGGGGGTagatttcaaaaatgatttaatattctCAATATTTCTAACAAATTGTGAAAAAGTTTCCcgtaaaaattaattaattattgaaaaaatCTCACGTTCCTTACAACTCACCTCTGCTGCCTTTAGAAAGATATCTTCAGTTATACACCTGATGCTTAAGGATGTGACAGCAAGTGCCACTCCAGGAAAGATGTAGGCATTGTTGCCCTGCCCTGGTGTGTACACTCTTCCCTGCCAAAAGTCACAGGATTGAATGGACTTCCGCTGGCAAACACTGCACGGCCCTGCATCAGGAACCCAATGCAAACATGATGGGGAAAAAGTGCTCATGTTACTACAAAAGTGTTGGTCGTAAAGCTGTTGTCAATGCTTTTTACAGATGAATCATTCTCCAGTCAACATTGATACACTACAACATTTGCTGACCTTTTTTAATTGCCAAACACTGGTAAACTCAAGAAACATGGATGGGTTAGGTAGGGTGGTTGTAAAATTAACTTGAACTTTTAAAAGATTCTTGAAATTAATGATAAACCACTGTCTGGATTAAAATTATGATTTACCTTAGGCTCCTGTACACATATTTCcaagtttagtttatttagtTATGTCACAAATTGCCCTTCTAATTTTCAGCCTCATCTGATGGAACACAATCAGAAAATGTGATATACTTCCTTGCAATGCTACCATTCTGTAGAAGATATGAAAATGAATTTGAGctttaaacagtttaatttcAGGTTAGACATGTCCTCTGGATGGCTATCATTCTATAATCAACAGAAACTACAGCTCTCCATTTTGTGTCTATGGGTGCAACCATAAATGCCACATATGTCAAGCTTCAAGTATAAGAAAGTGTAACCTGGGTAAAGGAATAGGCTTGCTCTGCTGTACACTCAGCCTTGCTAGTGGGATTGCTGAGGGCAAAGATTATGGGGCGTTTGTTGAATGATGCCATGTCCTTCAGGATCTCCTCTGTGAATGCTCCTGGGCATGCTGCAGCACCTAAAAGCAAACATATCTACAGGACTAGTCTAGGGACCACAGCTTCTTCTATTATCTTTGCAGCATCAAAAGCAGTACCATGATAAATTATAGAACAGATTGTTGAGATCAGAGCCAAATTTGAATTAATCTTCTGCtgttatgattttaaaaaaaccaaaacttaCCAATAATAGCTGTTGGCTTCAGCGTCTTGATGATCTGCTCTAGATTAACTAGGTGTTGGTATTCCTTGGCAAATGGAGCTTTTTCGTGAGTTATATCCCCTGATGGTCTGTCCTGCTCATGATGAAGAAAAGTATAACTTTGAACCGCTAAGAAACTTTTGCagttcacatttattttgttagtatCTTATTTCCCATGGCAAGTAGATCATCGACAGAAATATCTGTGATAATTCTACAATAATTCTATGAGTGAGAAATACTGATTGGAGAGGAGAATTTAAAAGTCTGCTTCATCCCACAAGAATGTAAAATACAGTATACATCCCAGATTTATGATATCCAAATTGTTTACTCCGACAGCTTTCATCTCAAAATGTAGAACATTTCTACTGTCCATGTAATCTCTAGCAAAGAGTCCCATAATGCAGAGAGGAGGCAATTAGTgcatagaaagaaaagaaatccatTGCACAAGCTATTGAACTTGAAAAAACATGCCTTTTGAAAACTGGATCTTGCCTGCAAGTTTTATTTACAGCCTATGCCAAACATGAAATTGTGTGCAAAAGATTGGTAACAACATATCATGGAATGCAAAAGCAGTAATTGATTTAGTGTtgttcttgttcattttttgcTTTGACTTACATGCTGACTAGCATATTACAATCAGCCAAGAATGTAAGCACCATgcaagagtatatatatatatctgctttCACTGTCAAACAAATACTAGGGCATTCACTCTtgtcaagaaatttttttctggaattgtACTTGTGGTTATCTTAATAACAGTAATTAAGGTCTTTATTGGTTTAATATCTAAAGAAGAAACATATGTCCATGAAGAATTTATgttatcacacacaaaaaatggtcTGTGCACTGAGCTTAAAGAATTACCTTCACAACAAGGCCCTTGGCGTCAACAAGCCAGATCTTGCTACAACCCTCTTCTTTGCTCAAGCCTTTCTTCATCAGTGCTTTTGTTAGAAGATTTGCAATCCCTATTGATGCCTGCAGCAAAAGCTAGCATGCTTTAATACAGTTATGTGTAAGGTCATAATATAGAATGAGATTAAGGTACAATGGCCTCAAACACCTTTTAAAGCCTTTTTCTCCTCTCCAAGCATCACCTCAGCTTTTTGTGTGTGGCTATTGCGCATGCACACAGTGGTATGCTGAAAGGGCATataagaaaatttgttttgcatctTTTAACTGCTAATTTAGATAGTTATTAAACATGCTtctatatatttcatattttattatagtaaagtttttatgtttacacaGCAGCTCCCATAGTTTTGTCtcaacaaatattgttttagttCTTTAAAGCTTTCTTTATGTTCTATAAAACAAGCAAGTACTTTAACTAATGGTGACCTGGGGGTAAATGATGCTAAACCTCCCCTAGAAACCAAAAATCCTTGGTATTCTGCTGACAGGATACATAGAAATTTATAGAAATGGCAAATAAAAGTCATCCTCCCCTGTTGGACCACCACCTTGCCGGGTCAGGGGGGTTTGCATATCCAGATGATCCTTAGAACTATGCTGATGGGAGATCTAGTTCTTGATAGGGTCAACCAGGCAGGAGAGATTAAGGGTAGCGATCAGACTATGATAGTGGTTCACTGGTATTCTACATTACATGGGGTTGGGGTATAGACTAACAATTCATTCCTAACCTGGCAGGCAACCTGCTCATCCAAAAAACTCTTTACTATTGGTTGCTGAAATGTGAGAGCATTGAATCAAACAGAAAAGTTAGCACAGGCCTTCTGAGAAATGCATTTATGCCAACTTGATCTTCTTGGAATTACAGAAGCATGTTGgacaggaaaaggaaagagaactcTTGGAAATGGTGACACTATTTTGTGGTCTGGAAGGAATGATGCCTAATATCAAGAACGAGTTGCAATGATTATCATGATGCATCACTATGAAATACCACAGAAAACAGCAAATGTTGtaaaagcactttttaaatattttcattgccAGGTGGTTTGTAGCACCAAAAAACTAACAGACAATTTCAATATTACTACTATAGTGTCCAACAGAGATGTATTCTCACACCATTCCTATATACTGTAGCTATGGACTGgcttatgaaacaaaaaataaaagacaagaaaagaggaaTCTGTTGGACGGATACATTGTAACTGGAAGAATTAGTTTATTCTGATGATTTTGTTACACTATCCAGCCAACACAAGGATGCTCAAGGAGAAATCAACAATCCAACCAGAACTGCATAAAAAAGGTGAACACAGccacaacaaaagaaatgatcGAGAGAATGCCGCCAACAGAACCTATCACAATTGATAACAAAGAAGCAAGGAAAGTCCAAGAATTTACCTATCTAGGAAAGGTTGCATTAAAGCATATGCATAAAAGCAAATGTGACTTCTGCCTCTAGAGACATGTTATTCACACAAATTAAATTGAAGTGCTGTTTTGTGATGCaataattttatgtgaaaaaagATGCTCAAAGACTTAATTCATTAATaagacagaaatatattttaatccTCCAAGACCTATCTACCTCTCCTGCTCCCAGAAATACAAAAAGATTGTCCTCCAAAGGTTTTTGAGTCAGTCGAAGACTGGCCGTAATTCCGGCAAGTACCACACTGGCTGTTCCTGGTGCAGAAAGAGCAGTTTTaaccaaaataattttgtctacATGCTTTAATCATCAGATTTGatatttatgttgtttaaaattttctgaaaatgtcttTTAACCTTAATCCAAACCATTAGCCCAGGATAAGGCTAGCGATGCATATTTCAtataatttctgaaaaatattttataaaatgccTTTTAAGATAAGGTACAATTGTGCtagcacagaaaatatttaaaaaatgacaaatcgCATAATCTGGCTAAAATtgaaacacatttacattaGATTTCTTGTCCTTCAAAgatgaatattgttttaaattagaTAGAATACATTTATTCAGAGAATGTTATTAGGTACGGTATTACACAATCATAGTATTTGAAACCTACCCAAGTCTTTACCAAAGTCTTTATTTAATATGCCAGGAGGGTATGAATTCATGGGCATACCTTGAATATCATCATTAAAAGTGCAATAATGTTGACGGTACTTTTCCAGCAATCGGAAAGCATTCTCGTTTCCAAAGTCCTCAAACTGTATTAGAACATTTTCGCCATATCTGAAAGCAAAATGATAAATAGTAACATTTTAGCTATAATTACaggtttcaaaaataatatataacacaTCAATAAAATAGGCTGATTTTTAACTGTAACTGGTTTTTGGTTAGTtaattccttgttgctcccttgaggatcATATGTAGGGCAGCAAC
The sequence above is a segment of the Pomacea canaliculata isolate SZHN2017 linkage group LG6, ASM307304v1, whole genome shotgun sequence genome. Coding sequences within it:
- the LOC112567108 gene encoding LOW QUALITY PROTEIN: NADP-dependent malic enzyme-like (The sequence of the model RefSeq protein was modified relative to this genomic sequence to represent the inferred CDS: deleted 2 bases in 1 codon), coding for MSLRSRGIDIIRDPRRNKGLAFTLRERQVLGIHGLIAPALYNQDKQVYRVMQSFHRWDNDFDRYLDLIALQDRNEKLFYRVVTENVELMMPVIYTPTVGLACQKFGLVYRKPRGLYISIYDLGHVYSIFCNWPVDDVKAIVVTDGERILGLGDLGAYGMGIPVGKLSLYTALAGIHPHQCLPILLDVGTNNETLRNDPLYIGLNQKRERGKKYDQFIEEFMQAAVRRYGENVLIQFEDFGNENAFRLLEKYRQHYCTFNDDIQGTASVVLAGITASLRLTQKPLEDNLFVFLGAGEASIGIANLLTKALMKKGLSKEEGCSKIWLVDAKGLVVKDRPSGDITHEKAPFAKEYQHLVNLEQIIKTLKPTAIIGAAACPGAFTEEILKDMASFNKRPIIFALSNPTSKAECTAEQAYSFTQGRAVFASGSPFNPVTFGREEYTPGQGNNAYIFPGVALAVTSLSIRCITEDIFLKAAESLAESVTEKDLEEGRVYPPLSSIQSVSLKIATDIATFAYKNRLALHIPEPENLEKFIRSLRYSTDYESYAPDIYEWPENAKQ